In Enoplosus armatus isolate fEnoArm2 chromosome 20, fEnoArm2.hap1, whole genome shotgun sequence, the sequence tctctgtctgatgTCACTTCCCATTTCCAGGCCGACTGCTATCTGCTACTGGCTTCTGCCAATAATAGctcatcaaaacaacacaacccTTCTTGGCACCAAAATAAAGGCAGCGGTCCACGTATGTGCCACTCAGTTGTCAATTAAGACTCCTCTTCACACTGACACTTGTGACTTAAAAGAAACAGTCAAGAATGTGATGAATTTGAGCCGACAGATGAGAAGGCAGTACGCTGCGTTGCAGTACCATAATGCGCTTGAGATATGGATAACAACTGACACCACTGGCAGGTCTTATGaagtttgatttcatttgtcAGGCCTCCTCTACTTTGTCTTTTAGCTCGCGCGCTCCCTCACTCTTCAATCATCGTGGTAATAGCTCATTCTGATAGCCTGAAGACACTCACACGCACTCccatttaaaatgcaaagcCACAAATATAGTAGGTGCTGCTATGGGCCACATGTCAAGATGGCATCATGTGTTGTCTCTAATGCTATGTTGTAAATTTATACGTATAATtgcatgtggtgtgtgtataATAAGAAGCTAAATGAACCCGGTTCTGGATGTCCACAGGGTGTTCTGATCTCTGAAATTCACACAATTTCACCACGTGGAAACGCACACAGATGAATACATATCACATAAACCACAAACGACAGAGAAATAACCATCAACCTTGGTATTTGATTACTAAGTAGACAAATGGAGCAGTAAGTGTCCAAGCCTGTCTCGGCGAATACCTTGCATGCTCGTCTCCAGCCGACCACATGACGCTAATTCCTGACTGAAACGCTCCTCCTGCGTATCCCTAATCCTGCCTGTGAAATGTGACAAGATCATTCTTTAGGCCTACTTTAGTCTGAATAATCTGCCCATCACAGACATTCATCCCGACCTGCACAGTGCTCCCAGTGCCATAACACGCTACCTGTACATTTTCACCCCGGCTTAGGCTCCATAAATTAAATCTAGACAAGTAAATGTGAGGGATCAGCGTTTAGTGCTGCATGTGCGTCGATGTGGAGAATGTTGATTTTACACCGACTGCTTCACAAACAAATGCGCTGCTTGTGGTGTCTTTCTAAGACATTTGAGATTCAATACTGCAGCAAGTAGTCGATTAATTAAATagtggatggagagaaaatcTAATAACAATTTTGAAAACAGATCATTTATCAtgcaaaaaatacaaacattctctgttttcagcttctcaaatgccaggatttgctgcttttgttctgttttatatctttgtagACTGAATATTTGGGGCTTTggaactgttggtcagacaaaacaggcaCTTTTAAGACATTAAATTGGACTCTTGGAAATCAAGATGGGAATTTTCCACCGTTTTCTACCAAAGGATTGGTCGgttaatcaaaacaaatcatcatATGAAGCCCTAATGTTAATCAAAATTAGCTAAATCAAGTCACATGCCAATCTCATCAAAAGCAAACATGATTGCTCTCCCATTTTTCCTAAAGCTACGAgacaagtacagtacagtaggtcTTACAGGAGCTTCATGAAGTTTCCACAAAGTTCTGAACCAGTAATATGGCAGCTGTCAGGTTGAATTGAGCCATCGGTTCCAGTGTTAACAGGGAGGGTAGGTGAAGTTAACTCCTCTCTACAGCATGACTACAACCCGCCAGGATCCTCACCTACCTGATGGCAAGTGGACGACAGCATATAATCTCCATAGGCTTTACTTCCTACTCCTGACCAGCTTTAACTAATTGAGGAGACAACGTGAAAAAGACCCTTCACCGCCGCAATCTTGGCTGCACCTCAACTTTTCTAACTCTCTCCGTCATGCTGCGCTCCCGCCGTCTGACTTCCGGCGAGATAGTGCAAGTTCCTCATGTCAGCTCTGAGTTGAGCTCTTGCAAATGAAGTCAACGCTACAGTATTTGACACAGatgggtgggtggtgggggtATCTTGGGTGTAGTCAAGGGGAATGGGTATGACTTCTAAGTATCTGAAATGTCCTGTCTTAAACACATAATATCCGTAATACTTCCTGACACTTTCTCCTAACCTCTTATTCTGTGCCAGCTTCTGTGgggcctttttttccctctctggaCGCAGAAGAAAAGCAGTCTATTTTCTTGTCATATTTGGTTGAAAGGCGACTCTCAACTTGGAGTCTAATTTCCTGCACTTTAAAGACAGTCCACATGCAAGGTGCATTACCATGCTATCAAGGTGATGGGAGCAATTtcaaccagtcagtcagtcatggAAATATCAGAGAGACTTAATGTCTACTGCAACCTGTCAAAGGCTCCTGTGAAGTGGTGAAGAGCGTAATCTGAGTCTTATTCACTCATCACCATTTACTTGTCAGTGTAGCTCTCTGTTTTACTGGGGATGGTAGTTCATAATGAGATGGGGATATAATATAGCCATATATACAGCTACTTAAAAGGAGAGGTCAAACTGTGGCAGGttttaatgtatatatttatggggggaaaaggaaaatgtacagCTGCTGCACACTAGAGCAGTTATATTATAAATACCATAGTTTCAGCCTAAGTATGAAACTGCTGCATCTCATGTGATCACGCAGTTCTTGCTTCACAGACAGCAGTTAGTTAAGGCTGTTAATTTCCCGATAGACGCACCACTCTGGGTGACACACTGGGGCTGTACTTAACCATTATTAATGTGACAGGCCTCAGTGCAAAGCAAATCAATTAAACAGGAGCAATCACCGTAGTCTGGATAACGGCCTTTTAAGACTGTTTGCATGTGACAAGGAGGTCCTCGATCCAGGCCTCTGCACCGGGACCTGACAGGTCAAGAAAGCGGCatgaaacaatagcaccttctAACCATCATCTCCCCTTTTTACCTGTCAGATCCAGTCGGCCTGTCTCGCCGCTGACGCGGCGCGCCCTGCGACGGCTGCCACAAGGTGAATTTTCATGTCATGTCGAGGGAATTTCTTATTCCATTTGCTCGACATTATAATGCCGCATTTATCAACCATATCCTTTTGAAAGCTTTATGTCAAGGGCTTTTGCACCTGAGTTTTGGTAATTTTTCTAATAGTTTCGGGtcttttgtgatgtttttaatgtacatGTGCAAGGCTAAAGAGAgcagaataataaaaactgGAGCACTGACTTACCGTCATGTTGTTTGGGTGAAACTTCCACTGCTGCTTGGAACCTCCAAAGTGTCTGGAAAAGAAAGGATTTCACAAAAATATCACAAGTTATGATTTCATAGAACTAATACTGACAAGAGCGTTTATCAAAAACGGACTGAACTACAGGATCATATGCATGCATTCATTTAATCAACCATGTAGTAACCATCCTACTTGCAGAGCTGAATTATACAATGGTACATTATATAACGCAGTCATAATAGCAGCTCCTGTCACTGTGCCATTAATTTCAATTTTTAATCAACTCCAATGAAGACTGAAAGTCACAACCTGAATACATTCAAAGAAAACACTTTAAGAAGCAAATATTTATCTTTGCCCTTTCAAGAACTAAATGAGATTCTGAAaacaatttattgtttttgccaACTTTTATGGTGTTCACTATTTGCCcagtgttttatcattttgtattttctttgacCAAGGACAAGGGTAAATATAAGGACAGTCAATGGCCAACAGTATAACTctttacaaaaaatacaaaacaaaaacttttttcttcaGACCATTactgaaaatgtgtctgatgaacacacttttcacatttatatgaataaaaaatgtaatttctaggggATGAAAAGGTTACATTTTGGATATTGGTAACAAACTGGCAATAGATTGTGCTTAATGAGGAAACTTTGCAAGTTTTCAAAAAGGATTCTGTGAACTTTtactcaacccccccccccccccctctctttttatTAGCAAAACTTGAGTTGTGACATATTTTTCCTGAATTCATGACAGAATATGAGCTTTAAGggacttttaaaagaaaaaaacatgaatgaatcctttaatgaaaatatgaacCCTTAATCTTTACAATGTACAACCCAGATAGAGGCTTGTTTTCTGCATAATCACCTACTTGAGGTAGCCAACCCTGCTTGTAAACGGTTGTGTTTGCACAGACTCCGGGTGATTCATAAACGTGTCCTTCTGTGAAATACTAGCAGGAGATTTCAAGCTTTCTGTTTAAAAGTAATGAATTACGGCGACGAAAAAATGTGCAGCCATTTAAGGATAAAGCCGAGAATTTGGTGTCTGCCGCGGCGAGCCATCCATCACGTCCACAATAAAGGAGTTTTTGCCTGACGGTCGAAATTTATGGTCGCCCTTCTCTGCCCTAATAACTCAAAGCGCTGTGTCAGAGCCTGACAGCCGTTGCCGAAAACAGCCCCCCTGTTATCAATCAAAAAACACTTGCATATGTTTAACTTTCGCCTGATCAGCAAGACATTTATAGGCTATTGAGTAATAAGATAAGTGGGTCTATTTCGATGGGAAGCTTTAAATGATTAATGGCAGCCACAAGAGGGGTTTTTAAGCGCTCTTGGAATAAAAAAGAACGATTTTTTTGGCTTGAATGTGGCGGAAATGTGGAGgaatatttttaatttccaagacaaaaaaacacttgagaAATCACATGCTTTTAATAGTTGTCTGTAGCAGAATTAAGGCTCTGTAAAAATGCCTCAAAGCTTATCTCCAATTAAACAAATCGCAGTTTTGAGTTTTACCAGACCAGGCAGACTAACAGGCCTAAATGATGATGGAGAGACGCATCACTTCTTCTCTCCACTTCTCGTGGATTCACTTTACAGTAGTTGACCTGAATCTGACTGAGAAgaggcacaaaaaaaatctgcagaCAGCTGACAGATAACTGGCGTGCAGGACAGGCAACTGACAGATGACAGGCTGTGTGATTGAGAGGAGAAAgttgcagaaaatgtgaaacatgcCGATGGATATCGGTGCACGTTGGGGTGAATATTTGACCAGAAAAGCCCTGGGTTggtgatttttcttctttaagtTATTCATTAATGTGTCTCTTTCGCAAGTTTCTTGCACAGAGCAGGCAATCAGGTGGGCTTGAACTACTTTTGCCTAATTGCAGTCTAGTTATCCAAAGAAAATTAGCGCAAAAGGACTTACTGGAAGTTAGAACAGGGAGTGTAAGTGTACAATATTCTGGCCAAAAGTGTAAATTTGCTTAATATCTTACAATAAAAGCTTTTCCATGCTCTGCTGTCTGGAATAAAAATTGTGTTAATTAAACTGTGTCTTGCGCTCACTTGATAAAGAggttttggtcattttcatCCCCTTGTTAGCCGTTGTCCACCTTCCCCAGAACCACACAGGATGCATGGGCAGCGCATGCGTCGAAGCGCCAATTACGCAAAGACGCATATAAAAACTCTAAATTAAAAGCGCTCGGAGTGggtgaaatgtgaaatacacACCCGTGTGAGGAGGAAACGTCACATTGACTTGACCCTCCGAGCACCTCGGGATCTCTTTGTGATTGGGGGGCGGCACAGGCTGTGATCTGCGGACTACTTCAGATGCTGCTTGAGAGGAGGCGGAGTGATCTCTCCTAAACGCGAACCACGTAAACCGAGGCAGCTCTCGGACCCGCAGCCACATTGTCAGAGCGACGCCGGGGATGAAGCAACGCGGCTGTGACACGCACGGATTCTGCTCTCACACTGCGCGTCTCTCTTAAGGATTTAACATCGGTACTTTTAATCTCTGGCAGAGGCTTTAAACCGTCTGACGTTTTCACTGTTGGCTGTCTTTTACCCTACACATGTATTTCTCAACCATTTCCACGAGAATTGGGTCATGATCACATCGCCCACGGTCTCTGTCCTGAGAAATAGCACGAATCCAGCGTGGGAGAGCGGCTCCTCGGGGGATAAGGGCGCAGTGAAGATCCGCCAGCTATCCGTCCACAACTCCGTGTCTCCTGCAGACCCTTCTCGCCAAGCCAGTCGTCTTCCCATAAAGGTTTTGAAAATGCTTACGGCTCGGGCAGGACACCTTTTACACCCGGAGTACCTCCAGCCTTTACCGTCCACCCCGGTCAGTCCCATCGAGGTAAGCACTAACACCATTTTTGTGAAAACGTTTGCGCACACGGGCATCAATTCGCTTAATATCAAACAACAAAGTGTTTCACTCTGAAATCACTGGAGCTTCCAATCCGCTATTATGGGATGCATTTTGTGGACAGATTGGGTTAATAACTGATGACAAACAAGATTGTATTTATGGGTTTAATAACACTCTCTTAATGTGATGTTTAGACCTGATTTCTGAGTTGATTCCTTCGGTAGATTCGTTTTATCTGTGTTTTCGAATTTGGGCTCGCGTTGAAAATTAATGACCTTGTTGTTGCAAATTGATGCCCGTGTTTGTAATGTCGTTTTCGACGCGTGGCACTTGTACAGTCTTATCTTCTATCGCATGTAAATCAGCTCTGTGCGTACGCTGCCTCTTTACATGTCTATTACGCTGAGCTGTTATGAGTTTCATCCCGAGATAAGTTTATGCGCAATGCGTAAACTACGCGGAACGGTCATGTGTGCGTATTTACCACAAAACATGATATGCACAAGTGCTTTTATGATTTTCAttaattgtgttttgtcttatttcacaGCTGGATGCGAAGAAAAGTCCTCTGGCTCTTTTGGCGCAAACGTGCTCTCAGATCGGCAAACCGGACCCGCCGTCCTCCTCCAAACTGTCCTCTGTGACCTCAAATGGATCTAGTGACAAGGAGACCAAATCCGGTCCGCTGAAAATGAGCGACATCGGAGCCGACGACAAATCTAGCTTCAAACCCTACTCGAAATCGTCAGAGAAGAAGGACTCGAGCAGCAGCCTCAGTGGAGATAAAACCAGTTTTCGAGTGCCTAGCGCCACCTGCCAGCCGTTCACCCCCAGGACAGGCAGCCCCAGCTCCTGCACCTCCGTCTCTCCACTGCCGGCTGACGGCAAAGCGGGggacaaggaggagaagaaggagtcTGATAGCAATAAAAGCAGTACGACAGAGAGTAATGGCAGCCATAGGATAAGTGGAATTACCTCTGAGGGCAGCCAACACCCGGAGAACACATCTGGATCCAAGACTGTTACATCAGACTCAACATCTGTAACCTCATCGTCCTCCTCCGTCCTCGGCTCTGGACTGGTGGCCCCTGTTTCCCCATATAAGCCCGGTCATACAGTTTTCCCCTTGCCACCTGCTGGTATTTCCTATCCTGGAAGTTTAGCGGGTGCTTACGCGGGTTACCCGCAGCCCTTCCTCCCTCATGGAATGACCCTTGACCCCACCAAATCCAGCAGTCAGCTTTTAAGTGCACAGTTTGCTGCTGCCAGCTCTCTGGGATGCAGTAAAGCAGGAACGAGTCCCTTAGCTGGAGCGTCCCCACCGTCTCTAATGTCTGCTAGTCTGTGTCGAGACCCCTACTGCCTGAGCTACCACTGCACAAGCCATTTGTCCGGTGCATCCAGCGCTAACTGCTCACATGACTCTGCGGCGGCCGCTGCTGCCGCGCTCAAATCTGGATACCAGCTCATGTACCCGACGCACACGTTACACGGCGTGCACACCTCGGCCCCGGCTTTCACCGGACACCCCTTATATCCTTACGGGTTTATGCTGCCCAATGACCCCCTGCCGCACGTGTGTAACTGGGTGTCTGCTAACGGACCTTGCGATAAGCGCTTTTCCTCCTCAGAGGAGCTTCTCAGCCACTTGCGGACTCACACGGCCTTTGCCGGTACGGAGAAGTTGATATCCGGGTATCCGGGCTCGTCTTCTCTCGCCAACGCCGCTGCAGCCGCTGCTATGGCTTGTCACATGCATATGCCTCCTAATGGCAGCCCAGGCAGCCCAGGCACGTTGGCCCTCAGGGGCCCTCATCACCCTCTCGGACTGACCAGCCGTTATCACCCCTATTCAAAGAGCCCCCTGCCCACACCCGGGGCCCCGGTGCCGATGCCCGCGGCCACAGGGCCATATTACTCCCCGTACGCCTTGTATGGACAAAGACTGACAACAGCCTCGGCCTTAGGATACCAGTAGAGACAAAGaattatacatttataaagAAGATTTAGGCCCAATGAGTTTTATATTGTACTTCATGCAGGGACTGGATCCACGTGGGGATCAGTGTATTTATTTGCGATAGCTTCAAGCgtgactaaaataaaaaaataatataacttTGAAAAGACTCAACGTGCATTATTTTACACAGGAGAGATTATTGTGTTATGTTTGACTGCGggtttttgtgcagatttaAATGGGACCTTTTTAAGTGATGTGGATTTTATTCTACATGCTGAATCAACGGTTAGTCTTGCAAAAGTTATTTTAATTCTGCCGTAAGTCAGAGGGGTTGGAGGGCCGCCGGTGCTGAGTGATCTGACACGATGGACGTGGAAAATCAATCAGAGCGTTTCATGAAGCCCGTTTTTACGTGGATGGCGTTTTAAAAGCTTCACACAGCTCTGAAACGGTTTACACTGGTCTATTTctctaattttattttttaaatacacatttactaTGATACATCAACTGATTATCAGTTAAGTCAAATCTGGTCAAAAAGTTTTAATAAGAGGAATTTAacttatttttcatttagtctttcttttttttaaatgttttggggCGTTAGTTAGGCTGCACAGTGAGACTGTAGGCTTGTGAAAGGTTACTATGGGATTTTAAATATTATGAATTTATTGAATTGGtccatattttgtttgtgaggcTGTGGAAAACATAAATGCATATAAAGattatacatatttaattttattgCTGACAGTCATGGCAAACTGTAACTCATTTCATATTATTCATAACTTTGGTTTAGTCTTTTATATTACCATGAGGCTAACAATGGGTTTTGCAAGGGGCCTACAGATGGAAAACTAATTTTATAattgcaaaacaaaaccaatgcATGTTTTTATATCTAATATGAGACAATAGTGAAGCTTCTGTAGgcatgtatgtttttgttttattaacttATGGTGACAACTTACAGGCCTTGgtgtcatacagtatgtacaatgtgtgtgtgtgtgtgtgtgtgtgtgtgggggggggggcattatcTCTCAGGCTCATCAAAACATGCTGAATCTTCTCAATCACGAGGTCATGGATTATTGTTTCATTAACGAAGACAAACGAGCTACTGATATCAGCGATGAGCTCGCTAAACAAAGATTTGCGATGACACCAGATGTGGGACGTTTCCACAGCTTTTGTGATCGCTGTAATGAAGCCATGAAGCGGAGAGCATGACATAAAGCAAGGCCGAACTATTTAATCAGCCCCTTAAAACAAATCAACTAAATCAAGCCAACAGTGTCATTATCCATCCTCAGTAAATCAGGCTGTTCTCCAGCAATAAAATCACCATCATTAACGGTCAGATGTCATATTCATCAAATCCAGCCATCCTTCATGTAGATGAGTCCCAAACATAGCTCTGTGATAGATGGTAATAAAGCCCCTAATCCACAATTCAGCTCTGCAACCAGTCAGCCATGAAGCCAGCGTAGATCATATGTGATGcatcttttttcatttacaagCAGCACGTCAGCGTGTTGTGAACAAATGGGATTAAGACCTGTGAATATTATTTCTCAACATTTAAAGTGAGGTGTGACACTGCAGTAGAAGTTCACACATCCTCAGTGAACAGAGAAACCAGATTCAGAAACTTTGGTTTTTATAGCATCAGTTGCtgaattattttgaatttagGGATAGATGTTAAGTCTGTGCAGTACAGCAGAGCATCTGCGCTCGTTACAGGAGGACTACATTGCTTGAAAATTAATAATATTTAGCAAGCCTCGGATTTTATAATGTTGTTATAAAaagttgtttattatttattaacgGTATATTTTCAAGTGATGGACTTtataatgtaacattttttttatacaggAAGTCTCATTACAATCAAGAACTCTCTTCTTTCAGAGACCTGAGAACAAATTACAAACATATAAGTGACACGAGTCAGTCTCATAAAACAGCCATTATACACAAAAGAGAAATTCAAACTATctcaaatgattaaaaatatcAGTAAGGAAAACTCTCAAAGTCCCTCACATGAATAAGTGTCTCTGTAACACTTTACCCCTATCTAGCATTTATAAGaagtataaaaacataatataataatgtagtTGTGAGCAGatgtaa encodes:
- the LOC139303443 gene encoding zinc finger protein 503-like, whose translation is MITSPTVSVLRNSTNPAWESGSSGDKGAVKIRQLSVHNSVSPADPSRQASRLPIKVLKMLTARAGHLLHPEYLQPLPSTPVSPIELDAKKSPLALLAQTCSQIGKPDPPSSSKLSSVTSNGSSDKETKSGPLKMSDIGADDKSSFKPYSKSSEKKDSSSSLSGDKTSFRVPSATCQPFTPRTGSPSSCTSVSPLPADGKAGDKEEKKESDSNKSSTTESNGSHRISGITSEGSQHPENTSGSKTVTSDSTSVTSSSSSVLGSGLVAPVSPYKPGHTVFPLPPAGISYPGSLAGAYAGYPQPFLPHGMTLDPTKSSSQLLSAQFAAASSLGCSKAGTSPLAGASPPSLMSASLCRDPYCLSYHCTSHLSGASSANCSHDSAAAAAAALKSGYQLMYPTHTLHGVHTSAPAFTGHPLYPYGFMLPNDPLPHVCNWVSANGPCDKRFSSSEELLSHLRTHTAFAGTEKLISGYPGSSSLANAAAAAAMACHMHMPPNGSPGSPGTLALRGPHHPLGLTSRYHPYSKSPLPTPGAPVPMPAATGPYYSPYALYGQRLTTASALGYQ